GCCGGTGGCGGTGCTCGCGTACGGCAGCCCGGTCTGCTCCGCGACGGGGAGCGCGTCGAGTTCGGCCCGGATCAACGCGGTCGGGCCGGTGCCGTTGGCGAGGATGCCGACGACGCCGTGCCCGCCGATCCCGGTGGTGACCTCGCAGCCGATCTCCCGCAACGCGGTGGCGAAGCGGGCGGCCGTACGTTCCTCCATCCCGGACAGCTCCGGATGCGCGTGCAGGTCGCGGTAGAGCCGGCCGGCGCTGGCGAGCATGCCCGGATCGACCGTCAGGCCGGCGGGTTGGGCCTGGAGCGGGGGCCCGGGTGGTGCTGGTGCCATGGCCCCAGCCAAGTACAGGTCGCTGTCATCCCGCTCACAGCGGTTGACACCGCGCTGGCAGTCGGACGTGGGGCGATCGGTGAGCGGCCTGCGGTTTGCTGGCCTCGGACCGGACACGATGGCCGGTCACGACCGACTGGAGGCGTCATGACCCCCGACACCGAGCACGACCTCAACGCCCTCGCCGACGAGATCCTGGAGCTGGAGTCGGAGACCTTCGCGATCTCCGACTACGCCGACGCGTCCGAGGCGATCCTCGCCTCCTGCTCGTCGTCGGGTACCACCTCGACGTGCAGCAGCACCACCTCCACCACCAGCTGTTCGGCCTGAGCGACCATGGCTGCGCGTCGGGCCGCCCGCACGGGCGGCCCGACGTCCGCCCCCGCCGGCAGACACCGGTCAGCAGGCACCGGTCAGCAGGCGCTGCTAGGGGAACGGGTGGGGCACGAGACGCAGGTCGGCGTCGGTGAGGTCACCGCCGGCCAGGCCCGCCGCCCGCGGCGCCGTCCGTAGCCGGGGCAGGTGCGGGGCCCGCTGCCGGGTCCAGCCGAAGTCGATCGGCAGCAGTCCGGGCACGATCACGCACACCGACCGGAGCCCGATGGTCTCCTGCTCCGGTGTGGTCTGGTCGACCATGATGGCCTCGAATCCCCGCTCGCGCAGGGTGTCGAGCACCCGGTGGAGGTCGTCGAGCAGGTTCCAGGTGCGCGCGGGCCGGTAGTCGCCGAAGACCCGCTCCGCCGGAAGCGGATCGGCACCGTCCAGGTACGTGCCGGCGTGCACCGCCATCCGGGGCAGGCCGAAGAGCGCCGAGTGGTCCGGCAGCCGGCGGACGAGCGTGTAGTCGTCGGCCATCAGCTCCAGTTCGGCCCGGCGGCGATGCACCGTGCCGGGCTGGTGCGGGATGTAGGTGAGCGCCTCGGCGAGCGCCCCGGCCACGGCGCGGTGCGGGTCGACGTGTGCCGCCGCCGCGAACGACAGCATTCCGGGACCGCCGTCGTGGCGGACGGCGAGGCTGGTGACCACCGGGACGTCGAGGTCGACCCGGTTGTCGAAGGCGAGCAGGCGGTAGCCCTG
This is a stretch of genomic DNA from Micromonospora sp. WMMD1082. It encodes these proteins:
- a CDS encoding thiazolylpeptide-type bacteriocin encodes the protein MTPDTEHDLNALADEILELESETFAISDYADASEAILASCSSSGTTSTCSSTTSTTSCSA